Proteins encoded together in one Carya illinoinensis cultivar Pawnee chromosome 3, C.illinoinensisPawnee_v1, whole genome shotgun sequence window:
- the LOC122302978 gene encoding uncharacterized ATP-dependent helicase C29A10.10c-like isoform X1, giving the protein MERTNAKKEELAGRSFIDMVFSWSLSDVLNKDLYTNKVTRIPETFSSVADYMKSFIPPLLEETHADLFSNMTALSQAPIREIDSVEMAKEFKSPKDFFYKISLKRAADTENDVGKYEPEFGDLIALTDVRPERTDDLNRPRSFYLIAYVHGARDHKISILASKTIIFTKVDFRKKKRDKLFAVYLTNMVTNVRTWKALHLELEGGNTNIIKQVLQAANSADENCTTCFSMGKRISVPSCIGDLIYSYNLNDSQKAAVLSSVHMRDCCHQNTVKLIWGPPGTGKTKSAVCLLLALLKMKCRTLTCAPTNIAVVEVTTRLRSSVGETLEYDTYGLGDIVLFGNRKRMKIDDHNDDLLDVFLDHRAYVLGKCFVPSTGWKYCLESMISLLNNPEFEYNIYKAKIKEETDEDDDAAAPMTFKEFFRKKFSSICKPLMSFMEDLYTHLPTSMIQLQVVKNMIKALKLLESLEVSLGRVDVANEALTQVLNSDKSKQCLCLLRSLSLTFSPPNLTENYDIKNMCLKNACLVFCTASSSAKLHTEGMSPFEYLVIDEAAQLKECESAIPLQLSGLRHAILIGDASQLTAMVKSKISEKAEFGRSLFERLSMLGQHRHLIDVQYRMHPSISLFPNREFYDNQISDGPTVQQSCYEKRFFQGNMYGSYAFISIAQGKEEHGGGFSYKNMVEAAVVSEIVSNLFKQYVHTKNEVSIGVISPYKAQVHAIEEKLNKYSTYSDEGFSVDVRSVDGFQGGERDLVIISTVRCNGNGAIGFLSNRKRANVALTRARYCLWILGNGVTLLNSNSIWKKLVLDAKERECFHNADEDKSLSQAIIAALVEHQPDVLLSNDSLLFREARWKISFNNDFGRSIERISDAEIRQDVFSMLAKLASGWRRPQEERGLIVLDGISSQLLEIYNVKDEKNYLVWTVDILKEDENYIQVMKVWDVVPLSDVTKLAKHLDILFESYTVDKMQKCKHRSVEGSLVVPMKWPVDPSSTCDDETDALCYLSKPLSALSIRDEPETSSATFRLTVKQMNVRSSSKPQI; this is encoded by the exons ATGGAGAGAACGAATGCCAAGAAGGAAGAACTTGCTGGCAGGAGCTTCATAGACATGGTGTTCTCATGGTCTCTCAGCGATGTTCTCAATAAAGATCTTTACACAAACAAG GTCACTAGGATCCCAGAGACATTCTCGTCCGTGGCTGATTACATGAAGTCATTCATTCCTCCATTACTTGAGGAAACGCATGCTGATTTGTTTTCCAACATGACAGCACTGTCTCAAGCACCTATTCGTGAAATAGATTCTGTTGAAATGGCAAAAGAATTCAAATCTCCCAAGgactttttttataagatttcatTGAAGAGGGCAGCCGATACTGAGAATGATGTTGGAAAATATGAACCTGAGTTTGGTGACCTTATTGCCTTGACAGATGTTAGACCAGAGCGCACTGATGATTTGAACAGGCCCAGATCATTCTATCTTATTGCTTATGTTCATGGCGCAAGAGATCATAAGATTTCGATACTGGCATCAAAGACCATCATCTTTACTAAAGTAGACTTtcgaaagaagaagagagacaaACTTTTTGCAGTTTATCTTACGAACATGGTTACAAATGTTCGTACATGGAAAGCACTGCACCTGGAGCTGGAAGGAGGAAACACAAACATTATTAAGCAAGTGCTACAAGCTGCCAATTCAGCT GATGAAAATTGCACTACATGCTTTTCTATGGGAAAACGCATTTCTGTTCCTTCTTGCATAGGGGACCTAATCTATTCTTATAATCTAAATGATTCTCAAAAAGCAGCCGTTCTAAGTAGTGTTCATATGAGGGACTGCTGTCATCAGAACACTGTCAAACTGATATGGGGCCCTCCAGGTACCGGGAAAACAAAGTCTGCTGTTTGTTTACTTCTTGCCCTCCTTAAAATGAAGTGCAGGACATTGACATGTGCTCCAACAAACATTGCTGTTGTGGAAGTGACAACACGGCTTCGGAGTTCGGTTGGGGAGACGCTGGAGTATGACACGTATGGGCTTGGGGATATAGTTTTGTTTGGGAATCGTAAGCGAATGAAGATTGACGATCACAACGATGATCTTCTTGACGTGTTTCTTGACCATCGTGCATATGTGCTTGGGAAGTGCTTTGTTCCATCGACTGGATGGAAATATTGCTTAGAATCAATGATATCTTTGCTCAACAACCCTGAATTTGAGTATAATATATACAAGGCAAAAATAAAGGAGGAAACAGATGAGGATGATGATGCTGCTGCTCCTATGACATTTAAGGAGTTCTTTAGGAAGAAATTTAGTTCCATTTGCAAGCCACTGATGTCTTTTATGGAGGATTTGTATACTCACTTGCCCACTTCTATGATACAGTTACAGGTAGTGAAGAACATGATTAAAGCTCTGAAACTGCTGGAATCTCTTGAAGTTTCGCTAGGCAGAGTCGATGTGGCCAATGAAGCGTTAACACAAGTTCTCAATTCTGACAAAAGCAAGCAGTGTCTGTGCTTACTGAGATCTCTTTCTCTGACGTTTTCTCCTCCAAATTTAACAGAAAATTATGACATAAAAAACATGTGCTTAAAAAATGCGTGTCTAGTGTTCTGTACCGCATCAAGCTCTGCTAAATTACACACAGAAGGAATGTCACCATTTGAATATTTAGTCATCGATGAAGCTGCCCAACTTAAGGAATGTGAATCAGCTATTCCTTTACAACTATCTGGTCTGCGCCATGCAATTCTCATAGGGGATGCGAGCCAACTCACTGCCATGGTTAAAAGCAag ATATCCGAGAAGGCTGAATTTGGAAGGAGTTTATTCGAAAGACTGTCCATGTTGGGTCAGCATAGGCACCTTATTGATGTCCAGTACAGGATGCATCCATCAATCAGCTTATTTCCAAACAGGGAGTTCTATGACAACCAGATTTCAGATGGTCCAACTGTTCAACAAAGTTGCTACGAAAAACGCTTCTTTCAGGGCAACATGTACGGCTCCTACGCTTTTATAAGTATAGCTCAAGGAAAGGAGGAGCATGGTGGTGGTTTCAGCTACAAGAATATGGTTGAGGCTGCCGTTGTCTCCGAGATCGTTTCCAATCTTTTTAAAC AATATGTTCACACAAAGAACGAGGTTAGTATAGGAGTCATATCACCATATAAGGCTCAAGTTCATGCGATTGAAGAGAAACTCAACAAATACTCAACATATTCTGATGAGGGCTTCTCTGTCGATGTTCGCTCTGTCGATGGATTCCAAGGAGGTGAGCGAGATTTGGTGATTATCTCTACTGTAAGATGTAATGGGAATGGAGCTATAGGTTTTCTTTCCAACCGAAAAAGAGCAAACGTGGCACTGACTCGTGCAAG GTATTGCCTTTGGATACTGGGAAATGGGGTTACTTTACTCAACAGTAACTCTATCTGGAAGAAACTGGTCCTTGATGCCAAGGAACGGGAGTGTTTCCACAATGCAGACGAGGACAAGAGCTTGTCTCAGGCTATTATAGCTGCCTTGGTGGAGCACCAGCCTGATGTTTTACTCAGTAACGACTCTCTGCTCTTCAGAGAAGCCAGATGGAAG ATTTCCTTCAACAATGATTTTGGAAGATCCATAGAAAGAATAAGCGATGCAGAGATACGTCAGGATGTGTTTTCTATGTTGGCAAAGCTTGCAAGTGGTTGGCGTCGGCCTCAAGAGGAGAGAGGCCTCATTGTCCTCGATGGGATTTCTTCTCAACTATTGGAAATTTACAACGTCAAGGACGAAAAAAACTATCTGGTCTGGACTGTAGATATACTCAAGGAGGATGAAAACTACATTCAGGTTATGAAGGTTTGGGATGTTGTGCCACTTTCTGATGTAACAAAACTTGCAAAGCATCTTGACATCTTATTTGAAAGTTACACAGTGGACAAGATGCAAAAGTGCAAACACAGATCTGTTGAGGG GAGTTTGGTTGTTCCAATGAAATGGCCAGTTGACCCAAGTAGTACTTGTGATGATGAAACTGATGCTTTGTGCTACCTCTCAAAACCATTATCGGCACTCAGCATAAGGGATGAGCCAGAAACATCATCTGCAACTTTCAG ATTGACTGTGAAGCAAATGAATGTCAGATCATCTTCCAAGCCTCAAATCTGA
- the LOC122302978 gene encoding uncharacterized ATP-dependent helicase C29A10.10c-like isoform X2, whose amino-acid sequence MERTNAKKEELAGRSFIDMVFSWSLSDVLNKDLYTNKVTRIPETFSSVADYMKSFIPPLLEETHADLFSNMTALSQAPIREIDSVEMAKEFKSPKDFFYKISLKRAADTENDVGKYEPEFGDLIALTDVRPERTDDLNRPRSFYLIAYVHGARDHKISILASKTIIFTKVDFRKKKRDKLFAVYLTNMVTNVRTWKALHLELEGGNTNIIKQVLQAANSADENCTTCFSMGKRISVPSCIGDLIYSYNLNDSQKAAVLSSVHMRDCCHQNTVKLIWGPPGTGKTKSAVCLLLALLKMKCRTLTCAPTNIAVVEVTTRLRSSVGETLEYDTYGLGDIVLFGNRKRMKIDDHNDDLLDVFLDHRAYVLGKCFVPSTGWKYCLESMISLLNNPEFEYNIYKAKIKEETDEDDDAAAPMTFKEFFRKKFSSICKPLMSFMEDLYTHLPTSMIQLQVVKNMIKALKLLESLEVSLGRVDVANEALTQVLNSDKSKQCLCLLRSLSLTFSPPNLTENYDIKNMCLKNACLVFCTASSSAKLHTEGMSPFEYLVIDEAAQLKECESAIPLQLSGLRHAILIGDASQLTAMVKSKISEKAEFGRSLFERLSMLGQHRHLIDVQYRMHPSISLFPNREFYDNQISDGPTVQQSCYEKRFFQGNMYGSYAFISIAQGKEEHGGGFSYKNMVEAAVVSEIVSNLFKQYVHTKNEVSIGVISPYKAQVHAIEEKLNKYSTYSDEGFSVDVRSVDGFQGGERDLVIISTVRCNGNGAIGFLSNRKRANVALTRARYCLWILGNGVTLLNSNSIWKKLVLDAKERECFHNADEDKSLSQAIIAALVEHQPDVLLSNDSLLFREARWKISFNNDFGRSIERISDAEIRQDVFSMLAKLASGWRRPQEERGLIVLDGISSQLLEIYNVKDEKNYLVWTVDILKEDENYIQVMKVWDVVPLSDVTKLAKHLDILFESYTVDKMQKCKHRSVEGSLVVPMKWPVDPSSTCDDETDALCYLSKPLSALSIRDEPETSSATFRSSSKPQI is encoded by the exons ATGGAGAGAACGAATGCCAAGAAGGAAGAACTTGCTGGCAGGAGCTTCATAGACATGGTGTTCTCATGGTCTCTCAGCGATGTTCTCAATAAAGATCTTTACACAAACAAG GTCACTAGGATCCCAGAGACATTCTCGTCCGTGGCTGATTACATGAAGTCATTCATTCCTCCATTACTTGAGGAAACGCATGCTGATTTGTTTTCCAACATGACAGCACTGTCTCAAGCACCTATTCGTGAAATAGATTCTGTTGAAATGGCAAAAGAATTCAAATCTCCCAAGgactttttttataagatttcatTGAAGAGGGCAGCCGATACTGAGAATGATGTTGGAAAATATGAACCTGAGTTTGGTGACCTTATTGCCTTGACAGATGTTAGACCAGAGCGCACTGATGATTTGAACAGGCCCAGATCATTCTATCTTATTGCTTATGTTCATGGCGCAAGAGATCATAAGATTTCGATACTGGCATCAAAGACCATCATCTTTACTAAAGTAGACTTtcgaaagaagaagagagacaaACTTTTTGCAGTTTATCTTACGAACATGGTTACAAATGTTCGTACATGGAAAGCACTGCACCTGGAGCTGGAAGGAGGAAACACAAACATTATTAAGCAAGTGCTACAAGCTGCCAATTCAGCT GATGAAAATTGCACTACATGCTTTTCTATGGGAAAACGCATTTCTGTTCCTTCTTGCATAGGGGACCTAATCTATTCTTATAATCTAAATGATTCTCAAAAAGCAGCCGTTCTAAGTAGTGTTCATATGAGGGACTGCTGTCATCAGAACACTGTCAAACTGATATGGGGCCCTCCAGGTACCGGGAAAACAAAGTCTGCTGTTTGTTTACTTCTTGCCCTCCTTAAAATGAAGTGCAGGACATTGACATGTGCTCCAACAAACATTGCTGTTGTGGAAGTGACAACACGGCTTCGGAGTTCGGTTGGGGAGACGCTGGAGTATGACACGTATGGGCTTGGGGATATAGTTTTGTTTGGGAATCGTAAGCGAATGAAGATTGACGATCACAACGATGATCTTCTTGACGTGTTTCTTGACCATCGTGCATATGTGCTTGGGAAGTGCTTTGTTCCATCGACTGGATGGAAATATTGCTTAGAATCAATGATATCTTTGCTCAACAACCCTGAATTTGAGTATAATATATACAAGGCAAAAATAAAGGAGGAAACAGATGAGGATGATGATGCTGCTGCTCCTATGACATTTAAGGAGTTCTTTAGGAAGAAATTTAGTTCCATTTGCAAGCCACTGATGTCTTTTATGGAGGATTTGTATACTCACTTGCCCACTTCTATGATACAGTTACAGGTAGTGAAGAACATGATTAAAGCTCTGAAACTGCTGGAATCTCTTGAAGTTTCGCTAGGCAGAGTCGATGTGGCCAATGAAGCGTTAACACAAGTTCTCAATTCTGACAAAAGCAAGCAGTGTCTGTGCTTACTGAGATCTCTTTCTCTGACGTTTTCTCCTCCAAATTTAACAGAAAATTATGACATAAAAAACATGTGCTTAAAAAATGCGTGTCTAGTGTTCTGTACCGCATCAAGCTCTGCTAAATTACACACAGAAGGAATGTCACCATTTGAATATTTAGTCATCGATGAAGCTGCCCAACTTAAGGAATGTGAATCAGCTATTCCTTTACAACTATCTGGTCTGCGCCATGCAATTCTCATAGGGGATGCGAGCCAACTCACTGCCATGGTTAAAAGCAag ATATCCGAGAAGGCTGAATTTGGAAGGAGTTTATTCGAAAGACTGTCCATGTTGGGTCAGCATAGGCACCTTATTGATGTCCAGTACAGGATGCATCCATCAATCAGCTTATTTCCAAACAGGGAGTTCTATGACAACCAGATTTCAGATGGTCCAACTGTTCAACAAAGTTGCTACGAAAAACGCTTCTTTCAGGGCAACATGTACGGCTCCTACGCTTTTATAAGTATAGCTCAAGGAAAGGAGGAGCATGGTGGTGGTTTCAGCTACAAGAATATGGTTGAGGCTGCCGTTGTCTCCGAGATCGTTTCCAATCTTTTTAAAC AATATGTTCACACAAAGAACGAGGTTAGTATAGGAGTCATATCACCATATAAGGCTCAAGTTCATGCGATTGAAGAGAAACTCAACAAATACTCAACATATTCTGATGAGGGCTTCTCTGTCGATGTTCGCTCTGTCGATGGATTCCAAGGAGGTGAGCGAGATTTGGTGATTATCTCTACTGTAAGATGTAATGGGAATGGAGCTATAGGTTTTCTTTCCAACCGAAAAAGAGCAAACGTGGCACTGACTCGTGCAAG GTATTGCCTTTGGATACTGGGAAATGGGGTTACTTTACTCAACAGTAACTCTATCTGGAAGAAACTGGTCCTTGATGCCAAGGAACGGGAGTGTTTCCACAATGCAGACGAGGACAAGAGCTTGTCTCAGGCTATTATAGCTGCCTTGGTGGAGCACCAGCCTGATGTTTTACTCAGTAACGACTCTCTGCTCTTCAGAGAAGCCAGATGGAAG ATTTCCTTCAACAATGATTTTGGAAGATCCATAGAAAGAATAAGCGATGCAGAGATACGTCAGGATGTGTTTTCTATGTTGGCAAAGCTTGCAAGTGGTTGGCGTCGGCCTCAAGAGGAGAGAGGCCTCATTGTCCTCGATGGGATTTCTTCTCAACTATTGGAAATTTACAACGTCAAGGACGAAAAAAACTATCTGGTCTGGACTGTAGATATACTCAAGGAGGATGAAAACTACATTCAGGTTATGAAGGTTTGGGATGTTGTGCCACTTTCTGATGTAACAAAACTTGCAAAGCATCTTGACATCTTATTTGAAAGTTACACAGTGGACAAGATGCAAAAGTGCAAACACAGATCTGTTGAGGG GAGTTTGGTTGTTCCAATGAAATGGCCAGTTGACCCAAGTAGTACTTGTGATGATGAAACTGATGCTTTGTGCTACCTCTCAAAACCATTATCGGCACTCAGCATAAGGGATGAGCCAGAAACATCATCTGCAACTTTCAG ATCATCTTCCAAGCCTCAAATCTGA